One Seriola aureovittata isolate HTS-2021-v1 ecotype China chromosome 3, ASM2101889v1, whole genome shotgun sequence genomic window, ACGGTACTTGCTGTGTGACGCTGGCAGCAACTCGGTCTGAGACTTCTGAGAAAAACACTGACTACTTCGGGTTTTtataggagtgtgtgtgtgtgtgtgtgtgtgtgtgtgtgcgtgcgtgcgtgtgtgtgtgtgtgtgtgtgtacttatgGCTGAAACGAATAATCAGTGATTCCTTTGCTTTGGCCCATGAAACCCACCATGGGCGTTCTCTGTTGGTATAtcaagagaggaaggaagggagggtcAAGAATAATGTAGTGCAGTGCTGAGGCATGGAGGGCaagactgagtgtgtgtgtgtgtgtgtgtgtgtgtgtgtgtgtgagagagagagagagatcacttACACAGCAATGGTAAAGCGGGGCCACTCTCATGGCCTCACACTTTTGGACCCTTTTGGACAATGACAGCTATCAGCTCAGTGACATGACAAACATTATcaggttttttctttatttgagaAAATTATCGCACAAAATCGTGAGATAATCAAGATGTAATATGGATGTAGAGAGCGATCTGTCCCACTTTTACATGCGATTTAGTGGGTtcagttaattgattttttactatggctgaacaattaatccaAATATTATCAGAATCATAATATGGCCATTTGCAATATTCAAATCATAAGAGCAGCAATTtcttttgataaaggtaaaatgtgtcacaacagaccataaataaaGCATCGTCATGATGCTCCAGCTTGTAAATCATATTCTACAGACATAAGGAACTTGCTTTTAAGCCCCCACCAAAAATCACATCAccatcattttaatttgattttctttttgtgaactagaaatgcaaaaattactATTCCAACTGAAGCAATTGCAATatcttaataaataatatttattattattatttttttttttcatctgtctgaGAGGTGATAAATATCATGTAGAGCTATCTTATGTAATAGACAGGCTTTGAGTCatgttgtttgttggttttgtcTTAGTGTGTAATTTATTGTCAAGTCTCACTGTGATGTTAAATATTCTGtgcagtaaaatataaaactacattaatGTGGACCAGGAGAAGTTGCTACTGTTAAAATACAGTTGCTAGTGGGGATCTGCATTTACTATTAATTACTATTACATTTAAGTATAAGTATATAAGTAAAGTCTAATAATCTTTCATTGGGTGACTTTTAAGAGAAAAGTCTGTCTTACCACTGGGGCATCAGTCCTGTGGTTTTGTATGAACCCAGCTGCTGTGGCCTAAAGTTTCGTAAACTTCCTGTAGATGGGTTAGAAACGAAACTACCCAGCCTGCAATTTTGCGCCATTTTCTTTACATTATCTGTGGTTCAGTCGGTGACACGGTGAGTGTTTCTGGATTATAGGGCTCATTGAATGAAACGCAGCTCTCGCGCTtcggttctggttctggttctgggtCTGGTTCTGGTGTCGGTGCGTCTTGCTGCTGCGCCGGTTCCACACTTACAGAGTCACTTTACAGAAGTGTGTAGAGATCGAGCCTGACGGACCTGTTGATTCAGATTGTGTTGTGTACCGATTATGTGTCTGCCGCGACTTTAATGCCGGTTGTTTTatataagtattattattattatatcgtGTAACTATATCgcgctgtcacacacacatctgtgtaaACGACTTGTTAAATGGACTCGTGTTTACTGCTCTCCAGGCTTCACGACGTGTCCACTCACATTAGATCCTCAGAGCTAAGAGCAGATGAACCTTGTTTATTGTAAGGGTTTGTGACGAGATCATGTAGCTACAGATCCAGGTGTGAATCCATTAATGTTACAGAGGATTTCTCGTACCACTTTCTCGTAACCCTTTATATAGAAgttttaaattgtaattaatGGCTCCATTCATGGTAGCAGATCATTTTCTGGTTGCCAGGTTCCTCCTTCGGTATGAAGCACCTTGAAGGGTCACTCCACTGTCAGTTTACTCCTATTCAACAGTAATAATGCCTTCTGTGTTTAaaagttggagaaaaaaaaatcctgatgaTGTAATAAGGTGGTTGTCAAATCGAAACTAATGTCAatttgcattatgggaaagCTAATTCGATATGTCATTTggggctctgggaaattgtgatgggcattgCTCTCTATTTTTGGACATTATATAGATACAAATTATTCAATTAATGCATGTAATTGTAGTTGCAGCCTGGGTTCAGCACATAAACCCCTGTAAAACCACGAATACAGATGAGAGATTCTTCTCATCTCACctcatcaacaaaacaaaacaagagtattgttgaaatattcctttaacCCTGAAGGCTACTCTGGACAATGACTAATTGCTCCTCCTCTGTCCGTTCAGTGAGGAGAAATGGGGGTTGAACTGCTGCTCATGGAGactctggaggagctggatAATTGtgagtttgaaaagtttaaGTGGTTCCTCTCGATGGAGCTCATGAACGGCTGCAAACCAATTCCTAAGTCCTATCTCGAGGGAAAACCCCGCACAGAAACTGTGAGTAAGATGGTTCAGATGTACGGTGACGACTCGGCTGTGAACTTCACTCTTGAGATCCTGAAGAAGATGAACATGAACAATACTGCACAGAAGttaaagaacacacacacaggtgcagtgGATGATGAGTTTCTTAAACTCACCTGTGAATCAAAGTAACCAAAACCAGATTCTTTCCAcactttgtttacatgtgtctgCACTgactctctgtgtctgtatctttTCATCTGCAGGGGGAACAACAGCTgcatcctccacctcctcctctgcttcggCACCTGCTGTTGCTCCGACCACAATATCAGCTCAGCAGGGAGGTGTGGTCATCGCCCCGACAGTCAGTGGTTCCACTGCTGGATCATGGAATATAACTATCAACAAAGCGTGATTTGTTACCCTgctaaataaacaacaaaacaagcagtgtggcctgtactttttttttttttaacatgacaCAATATACAACGAGGACTTAgaataaaaactgtataaaGATTATAATCAGTCCTGTGCAACACATACTGCAGCAGTAATAATGAAAACTACTATATAGAAAGTTACAAAGTGTGACTACGCTGAACTGCCACAACTActttaaagaaatgtgtttaGGAAAGGTGCAGGTGATACCAGTTGTGTTAACACTGGCTCACTTCTTCAAATTCAACAGTTATTAATAAAACTAATTCTGTGACAGAGAGTCATTTAAAAGTGTTGATCCTGGGATTAAAGCAGGTGGTTGTCAGCTCCACGTGGTGCCAGCAGGTGGCACTCTAGGGTCACAATGATGTGACCTCCCCAGTGGACCATAAAGTTTCTGTGTTACTGTATCCAACAGCCAGTTCTCATTTCATTGTTGAGAGCTGTCTATATCAAATCAGTCCAGTTCAATAATCAGGACGAAGTAAATGTGAAACTGGATGTTGTTTTCTTCCCATTTTTATGACATGGTTATTTAACTTTTGGAGGGATTTTCCTTCTGAAACAGTTTCAGATGTCCATCAGTTATTTATCAGTTCAGAGATTGTGACCTGCTACATCTGACATTTTGGATGAACAGACCTGTGGTAGCTAAGCTTTAGCGCATTGTTATTGCTTTAATGCCTACTAGTGCAAAGGGACGTGTCAGCAAACAATAATCATAAATACGTATATATAATTagaaagggaaaggaaagaatTAGACATAATCAAGTAATTACATGtgaattaattttctttattataaGAGACATGATGGTGATTCGCCTGTGATTTGTCTGTTTCTATCTTTCATCATCTGAATGACAGTTGCACAAAATCCCCTTCctacatcctcctcctcctcatcttctggTTTCACTCCTAATTCTAAGCTAACTTGattttgtatatacagtatgtttcagcCTGAATAGCCTATAGCCCACTGGAAGGGTTTCTTGATAAGGTTGATTGATTTCTGCAGACATTTAAAAGGCTATATTTAAAGTGAGACTATGTAACATCTTAATGAGGAAATAACATAATCTCTCATTAGCAATAAATAACACCCTTGGTATGACCAGTAGTTTATAGCAGCTGTGGTTAGCAAACAATAGATATACATTGTTTTATAACTGACATTAGTGAGTCAGTACTTTTGACTTGTCTTACTGTTACATTTTAGCGAGtcacaaataaagattttaatgattttatcacaaaaataaaaccaaaactaaacaCACCAAATCTTACCCTGAGACATGCTTTAAGTGTACTGCTTGATTAAAAGTTGGTCTTTAGGTGCCTGTAGAAATAATGATACTGCCATGTATGCTGGAGGTCAATAGGGGCCTAAAAAGAAGTTTTTGCTGTGGCACCCTGTATTAGGTTGATTCGACCGTGGCTGAAGTGTTGAGGGAGGATTTTCCCCAGTCTGGCACCCAAACAACTGCTCTTATTAACAGATTATGACTATTAGTAAGTATTATTAAGATAATcgatttattaaccattaagGAATACATTAAAATTACAGCCCTTTATAAATGGTGCGTTAGCCAGATGGGGTgctgaatataaaataaaaagtacagcTTTTGTCAGTATCTTT contains:
- the LOC130166571 gene encoding pyrin-like; the encoded protein is MGVELLLMETLEELDNCEFEKFKWFLSMELMNGCKPIPKSYLEGKPRTETVSKMVQMYGDDSAVNFTLEILKKMNMNNTAQKLKNTHTGGTTAASSTSSSASAPAVAPTTISAQQGGVVIAPTVSGSTAGSWNITINKA